One stretch of Harmonia axyridis chromosome 1, icHarAxyr1.1, whole genome shotgun sequence DNA includes these proteins:
- the LOC123688415 gene encoding WD repeat-containing protein 37 isoform X2, which translates to MGCGFARFINNWRKYSRNRNVDGYSNNSKTKSKKYVQFVGVDNIKVHDKIDLLNEKLEKDSYDKPDGIDFENNISKVLTKKLSVASQKSKTAHKLKAQTSKIVSSFKTPSFNCTLVKDYSGHKDGVWEVSVARPGVPVIGTASADHTAHIWGIESTRCLLQYQGHSGSVNSIRFHPSKDLVLTGSGDCSAHIWQAALNWDLPKGHSSEEELEDEMEDKIDSKIPALRTPVRELFGHTGAISGAEWIAGGEQIITASWDRLAILHDIETGSALVQLVGHDQELTYTASHPSQKLAVTSSRDTTFRLWDFRESVHSVSVFQGHAESVTSVVFTKEEKLVSSSDDRSVKVWDLKNMRSPVATIRLDSAVNRLSVSSNGIIAIPHDNRNIRLYDLNGQRMARLPRSSRQGHNRMVACAAWADEVINGINLFTCGFDRRVLGWSILSMKDL; encoded by the exons atgGGTTGCGGATTTGCAAGGTTCATAAACAATTGgcgaaaatattcgagaaatCGAAACGTTGATGGTTATAGCAATAATTCGAAAACTAAATCCAAGAAATATGTTCAGTTTGTGGGAGTTGACAATATTAAAG TGCACGACAAAATTGACTTGTTGAACGAAAAGTTGGAAAAGGACTCTTATGATAAACCAGATGGTATTGACTTTGAAAATAACATATCGAAAGTTCTGACTAAGAAGT TGAGTGTCGCCTCACAGAAATCGAAAACTGCTCATAAATTGAAAGCTCAAACCAGTAAGATAGTATCTAGTTTCAAGACTCCTAGTTTTAATTGTACATTGGTGAAGGACTATTCTGGACACAAGGACGGAGTATGGGAGGTGTCAGTTGCAAGGCCTGGTGTCCCGGTTATAGGGACAGCATCTGCAG ACCATACCGCACATATCTGGGGAATAGAATCGACAAGGTGCTTGCTTCAATATCAGGGCCACTCGGGCTCTGTTAATTCTATAAGGTTTCATCCTTCCAAGGATTTGGTACTTACCGGTAGCGGAGACTGTTCAGCGCACATCTGGCAGGCTGCTCTAAATTGGGATCTGCCA AAGGGTCATTCATCCGAGGAAGAATTGGAAGATGAAATGGAGGACAAAATAGACTCTAAGATACCGGCACTGAGAACGCCTGTGAGAGAGTTATTCGGACACACCGGAGCTATTTCTGGGGCAGAATGGATAGCAGGCGGTGAACAAATAATAACAGCTTCTTGGGATCGTCTCGCAATATTACATGACATTGAAACTGGAAGTGCTTTAGTGCAACTTGTTG GACACGATCAAGAACTCACCTACACTGCCTCTCATCCATCACAAAAGTTGGCAGTAACCTCATCAAGGGACACAACGTTTCGTTTGTGGGATTTCAGGGAATCAGTCCACTCCGTTTCAGTTTTTCAAGGCCATGCCGA GAGCGTAACTTCTGTAGTATTTACAAAGGAGGAAAAGTTAGTATCGAGCTCTGATGACAGAAGTGTTAAAGTATGGGATTTGAAAAATATGCGATCCCCTGTAGCAACCATAAGACTGGATTCTGCCGTAAACAGGTTGAGTGTGTCATCGAATGGCATCATTGCCATACCTCACGATAACAGAAACATTCGTTTGTATGATTTGAATGGTCAGAGAATGGCAAGACTGCCTAGATCGAGTAGACAGGGTCATAACAGGATGGTTGCATGTGCTGCCTGGGCGGACGAAGTAATAAATGGTATCAATTTGTTTACTTGTGGGTTCGACAGGAGGGTATTGGGTTGGTCGATTTTGTCCATGAAAGATCTGTAA
- the LOC123688904 gene encoding chondroadherin-like codes for MLVLFLFVALLACGQATHFITKVNETVHHNVILQNNEPWNPEMYAKKIILRNLTGAITSQSFSLLTEVEEIYFAYSSIEAVLDDAFKYNTKLKILQFSYNTHLPVITNEMLKSCKHLSKFIMGHNKKVDGISKNLFSNLLNLTHIEVTKQREIPNILTENFFRNSRSLKSIKIHFSNVTVVDSGAFEDLYQLEFLSLVENEIVDIGVGAFKSPKLVDVYLGWNKLTSFSGEELSHLRRLRNLDISFNPLKVIDLIGIRRSAPNLSVLSLVKTSLSCDEKKSIKMQESSDFQIRMDLMEIEKCEA; via the exons AT GTTGGTTCTATTTCTTTTCGTCGCCTTGCTGGCCTGTGGACAAGCAACTCATTTCATCACCAAAGTGAATGAAACAGTTCATCACAACGTCATTCTACAAAACAACGAACCATGGAACCCTGAAATGTATGCGAAAAAAATCATTCTCAGGAATTTGACAGGAGCAATTACTTCCCAGAGTTTCTCATTGCTAACAGAAGTGGAGGAGATATACTTTGCTTATAGCAGTATAGAAGCCGTTCTTGATGATGCATTcaaatataatacaaaattaaaaattctccAATTCTCGTACAATACCCATCTTCCTGTGATAACAAACGAAATGTTGAAAAGCTGCAAACATCTGAGCAAATTTATAATGGGTCATAACAAGAAGGTTGATGGTATAAGCAAAAATTTATTCAGCAATCTTCTCAATCTCACACATATCGAAGTGACAAAACAAAGAGAGATTCCAAATATATTAACAGAAAACTTTTTCCGCAATTCAAGGTCATTAAAATCCATTAAGATTCATTTCTCGAATGTAACAGTGGTTGATTCAGGAGCTTTCGAAGATTTGTACCAACTAGAGTTTTTGAGCTTGGTAGAGAATGAAATAGTTGATATCGGTGTGGGTGCTTTTAAGAGCCCGAAACTAGTTGATGTCTACCTTGGATGGAACAAACTCACTTCCTTCTCTGGAGAGGAGCTATCCCATTTGAGAAGACTAAGAAATTTGGACATTTCTTTCAACCCGTTGAAGGTGATAGACTTGATAGGAATCAGAAGAAGTGCTCCAAACTTGTCGGTTCTGTCCCTCGTGAAAACTTCTCTAAGTTGCGATGAGAAAAAGAGTATCAAAATGCAGGAGAGCTCCGATTTTCAGATACGAATGGATTTgatggaaattgaaaaatgtgaagcatga
- the LOC123688415 gene encoding WD repeat-containing protein 37 isoform X1, whose product MMSATSNTTTGKTQKTKRNVLSRPASSSILEGEYFLSSRIEVENDGITPAYKTKLLALFKQIEKEFDVLYQENQTLHDKIDLLNEKLEKDSYDKPDGIDFENNISKVLTKKLSVASQKSKTAHKLKAQTSKIVSSFKTPSFNCTLVKDYSGHKDGVWEVSVARPGVPVIGTASADHTAHIWGIESTRCLLQYQGHSGSVNSIRFHPSKDLVLTGSGDCSAHIWQAALNWDLPKGHSSEEELEDEMEDKIDSKIPALRTPVRELFGHTGAISGAEWIAGGEQIITASWDRLAILHDIETGSALVQLVGHDQELTYTASHPSQKLAVTSSRDTTFRLWDFRESVHSVSVFQGHAESVTSVVFTKEEKLVSSSDDRSVKVWDLKNMRSPVATIRLDSAVNRLSVSSNGIIAIPHDNRNIRLYDLNGQRMARLPRSSRQGHNRMVACAAWADEVINGINLFTCGFDRRVLGWSILSMKDL is encoded by the exons ATGATGTCAGCAACTAGTAATACCACTACAGGAAAAACTCAAAAAACTAAGAGAAATGTTCTCAGTCGACCGGCTAGTAGTAGTATCCTAGAAGGAGAATATTTTCTCTCATCCAGAATAGAGGTGGAAAACGATGGTATCACCCCAGCTTACAAAACCAAATTGCTTGCTTTATTCAAACAAATAGAAAAGGAATTCGATGTATTATATCAAGAAAATCAAACAT TGCACGACAAAATTGACTTGTTGAACGAAAAGTTGGAAAAGGACTCTTATGATAAACCAGATGGTATTGACTTTGAAAATAACATATCGAAAGTTCTGACTAAGAAGT TGAGTGTCGCCTCACAGAAATCGAAAACTGCTCATAAATTGAAAGCTCAAACCAGTAAGATAGTATCTAGTTTCAAGACTCCTAGTTTTAATTGTACATTGGTGAAGGACTATTCTGGACACAAGGACGGAGTATGGGAGGTGTCAGTTGCAAGGCCTGGTGTCCCGGTTATAGGGACAGCATCTGCAG ACCATACCGCACATATCTGGGGAATAGAATCGACAAGGTGCTTGCTTCAATATCAGGGCCACTCGGGCTCTGTTAATTCTATAAGGTTTCATCCTTCCAAGGATTTGGTACTTACCGGTAGCGGAGACTGTTCAGCGCACATCTGGCAGGCTGCTCTAAATTGGGATCTGCCA AAGGGTCATTCATCCGAGGAAGAATTGGAAGATGAAATGGAGGACAAAATAGACTCTAAGATACCGGCACTGAGAACGCCTGTGAGAGAGTTATTCGGACACACCGGAGCTATTTCTGGGGCAGAATGGATAGCAGGCGGTGAACAAATAATAACAGCTTCTTGGGATCGTCTCGCAATATTACATGACATTGAAACTGGAAGTGCTTTAGTGCAACTTGTTG GACACGATCAAGAACTCACCTACACTGCCTCTCATCCATCACAAAAGTTGGCAGTAACCTCATCAAGGGACACAACGTTTCGTTTGTGGGATTTCAGGGAATCAGTCCACTCCGTTTCAGTTTTTCAAGGCCATGCCGA GAGCGTAACTTCTGTAGTATTTACAAAGGAGGAAAAGTTAGTATCGAGCTCTGATGACAGAAGTGTTAAAGTATGGGATTTGAAAAATATGCGATCCCCTGTAGCAACCATAAGACTGGATTCTGCCGTAAACAGGTTGAGTGTGTCATCGAATGGCATCATTGCCATACCTCACGATAACAGAAACATTCGTTTGTATGATTTGAATGGTCAGAGAATGGCAAGACTGCCTAGATCGAGTAGACAGGGTCATAACAGGATGGTTGCATGTGCTGCCTGGGCGGACGAAGTAATAAATGGTATCAATTTGTTTACTTGTGGGTTCGACAGGAGGGTATTGGGTTGGTCGATTTTGTCCATGAAAGATCTGTAA
- the LOC123688857 gene encoding uncharacterized protein LOC123688857, which produces MVLVKGCFLLCFVSVLSMAVAFPSEDMTELNKMARRVHIPFLGLGPVCNGCPDHYCDDDPAIIHGYCCGCARFYDALPIQCSTRIQCPMNGYGLCQDYEYMMHCCC; this is translated from the exons ATGGTTCTTGTGAAGGGTTGTTTTCTCTTATGTTTTGTATCTGTTTTATCGATGGCAGTAGCTTTCCCAAGTGAAGACATGACAGAGCTAAACAAAATGGCTAGAAGAG TTCACATTCCATTCTTAGGTTTGGGTCCAGTTTGCAATGGATGTCCTGACCATTATTGTGATGATGATCCAGCGATAATTCATGGTTACTGCTGTGGGTGTGCTCGATTTTATG ATGCCCTTCCAATACAATGTAGTACAAGAATCCAATGCCCTATGAATGGTTACGGACTATGCCAAGATTACGAGTACATGATGCATTGTTGCTGTTAA